The following proteins come from a genomic window of Nymphalis io chromosome 6, ilAglIoxx1.1, whole genome shotgun sequence:
- the LOC126769017 gene encoding uncharacterized protein LOC126769017, whose translation MKFALLIATIFLVSSSWGSPSDIDLLLRERRDVNFIGNTKLLVEELIHNLRGAGQQALDAVKIFSAGLQDQRKLFAEKLVSDLQRFRERVHLAVKSVSDRFVNAGSEVRNCIDSHLSELDNVFNNAVEKSKQCAGDRVSEIGNMIDELKELSTNMTDYTRNSVTELKECTESNKGLLATGTCLGGIAVRTEFKGAVFLSQSGLLISRINLGITTLPAALEVCAGTKFVEAGVNSAKIVMEVGTCSASSVFTSLSGNTSS comes from the exons ATGAAGTTCGCTTTATTAATTGCAACCATATTTCTG gttTCTTCATCTTGGGGAAGTCCATCTGATATCGACTTGCTACTACGAGAACGCCGTGATGTAAACTTCATCGGAAACACAAA GCTACTCGTTGAAGAATTAATCCATAATCTTCGTGGTGCTGGCCAACAAGCTTTGGATGCTGTGAAAATATTCTCAGCGGGACTTCAAGATCAAAGGAAACTTTTCGCTGAAAAACTAGTCAGTGATTTGCAGAGATTCCGTGAACGTGTTCACCTTGCCGTCAAAAGCGTCAGTGACAGATTTGTAAATGCTGGATCAGAAGTTCGCAACTGTATTGAT TCTCATCTAAGTGAGCTCGATAATGTTTTCAATAATGCTGttgaaaaatcaaaacaatgtgCAGGCGATCGCGTCTCGGAAATCGGAAATATGATTGATGAACTTAAGGAACTATCGACGAATATGACAGATTATACACGTAACTCTGTGACTGAATTGAAGGAATGCACCGAAAGCAATAAAGGTCTTTTAGCAACAGGTACTTGTCTTGGTGGTATCGCTGTACGAACTGAATTCAAAGGAGCAGTTTTCTTATCCCAGAGTGGACTTTtg ATATCTCGCATCAATTTAGGTATCACAACATTACCAGCTGCTTTAGAGGTATGTGCAGGTACCAAGTTCGTTGAAGCTGGTGTCAATTCAGCAAAGATCGTCATGGAAGTTGGAACTTGCTCTGCGTCTTCAGTTTTTACTTCATTATCTGGAAATACCTCTTCTTGA
- the LOC126769018 gene encoding 3-oxoacyl-[acyl-carrier-protein] reductase FabG-like, which translates to MMFSGKVVLVTGASSGIGAETATEFSKLGANVVITGRNQDALSNVAKLCQEISPTKSKALSVIADMNSETAIENIIKTTIQHFNKLDVLVNNAGVLESGTIETTTLDQYDRVMNVNVRGPYYLTMLAVPHLIKSKGSIVNVSSVTGMRSFPNVLAYCMSKSALDQFTRCVALELAPKAVRVNAVNPGVITTGLHKKDGMNEAQYEAFLKKCADTHAIGRPGYAKEVTSVIVFLASDGASNITGATLPVDGGRHAMCPR; encoded by the coding sequence ATGATGTTTTCTGGTAAAGTTGTTCTTGTCACCGGTGCAAGCTCAGGTATTGGCGCCGAAACTGCTACAGAATTTTCGAAATTGGGAGCTAATGTTGTGATAACTGGAAGGAACCAAGATGCACTAAGCAACGTCGCAAAGCTGTGTCAAGAAATTTCTCCTACAAAATCGAAGGCACTGTCTGTCATCGCCGATATGAACAGTGAAACTgccatagaaaatataataaaaactactatTCAGCATTTTAATAAGCTTGACGTTTTGGTGAATAATGCCGGTGTCTTGGAATCTGGTACAATAGAAACCACAACATTAGATCAGTACGATAGAGTTATGAATGTGAATGTTCGAGGtccttattatttaactatgttGGCAGTACCGCACCTCATTAAAAGCAAAGGCAGTATTGTAAATGTTTCTAGTGTCACTGGAATGAGATCATTTCCCAATGTTCTTGCTTATTGTATGTCTAAATCAGCCTTGGATCAATTTACTAGATGTGTAGCTCTTGAACTCGCTCCAAAGGCAGTACGTGTTAATGCTGTTAATCCAGGCGTAATAACAACCGGCCTGCATAAGAAAGATGGAATGAATGAAGCACAGTACGAAGCATTTCTAAAAAAATGTGCTGATACCCATGCTATAGGAAGACCGGGTTATGCAAAAGAAGTTACGTCTGTCATTGTGTTCTTGGCTAGTGACGGTGCTAGCAACATCACTGGTGCTACTTTGCCTGTTGACGGCGGTCGACATGCAATGTGCCCacgataa